The sequence CATTGGCTGCGGTAATAGTCATCCTCCGTCAATCCCATTTCCTCCATCTTCTGCTTCCGATACTTTGGGCTCAACATTTTGAAAGCTTCAATCGCCTCAGGCGTCTGGAGCGGCACTTCCTCACCTTCATTCAAACTCTTCCGCGCAAAATCAGCTTCTGGAGTGAAGACTTCTTCCCAGGGGGCCCAACCACGCTCAACCCAGTTACGCTTGCGAGCTTCGTCCTCTGTTTCCTTGTCTTTCGGACCAAAATTCTCGAGGAAGGACTCGTCCACAGGGAACTCGTCTGAGCTGAAGCACTTTAAACTGAACTTGCCGGAGAAGGTAAGCGGTGGACAAAGGAGAGGACGCCATTGAAAGCAAGAATGAAGAGAATTGGAGTTTCGAGAGGCTGGGAGGTTGGGGAATGTGAAGAAATGAGAAGGGTTTAAGAGGGTTTGCATTTGGTTTGTAACAGAAGAGATTGTAGTGAGCTTCCAGCGGGAACGAGATAATTTTCCATGATAGGAAATGGATGAagttttgtattaaaaaattggGAGTTATTCGATGTTACAATAATATTACATGAGCTCGGTTGTGGACCTGGATCCTCACCGTCCATTTTATTTGTAAACTTCTTTCCCTTGCatcatattttattactttctttttaatatttttttttttatcgtttttcttctttttgttcttttttttttaaaacaagacAAAAAAATCTCTATTTGTACCAAAAATTGTAAGCTAGTTACACATTAAGTTGATTGAGATATGTATACTCAAGTAAGTGTTTGaatctttcaattttaattcccATGTTCAACTgctaaaaagaaatattttctaaGAGATGAGTTGTGTTCCTTtacaaataaattattcatCTATTAGAGGATTTTACAAGATTACATGTATATAATTTAGTTTacttttatttgaaataaattaaaatttatgttcGAATTACGAGAGCTATATAGTCAACATGAACCTAACTTAATAAAAGCATAATATAATCGATTTGAATATGAATCAAATAAACACTTTGACACTCCAAGCATAActgaaaataggaaaatatttatttacatttGAGGAAGTACTTCTTTATACATCTACTAAATTATCCAACCATAATTTATAGAATTCGTACTCATGGGTACATCCATATATTATCCAAGTATATTTCAACCAGCTTATCGGCAGAATGCgaaaaaaacaacaaacataGCCTTTTAAGCTGTCTTTGATGGTTTGATTTAAAGGAGACCATTTCATAAACCACAGAAGCAAGACGATAGCTAAAGAGTCTTTCTATCCATTGCCAACTTCTTGGATGTACACAACAAAAATGGACTGCAGGCTGAACTTTCCATACGGTTTAATATACTAAATTCCTCCAAAAAAACCTCAGCTATACAAAAAGGATAGTTCTATATGTACACAGATACTAGCCAAGAATTTTGATCCCATATCTAAATGATTGTTACCTTCACTCCCGAAAAAAGATCCGATCGAAGACTGTTTGCGCACTCTCTACCTGCTAGAGTCTCCGcattttgcttcttttcaaATATAGTTCCCATATATTTTGGCTTGCGCGTATCAAAGACGATCTCCTCAAGTGCAACAGCATTCTTGTAGAAATACTGGACAAGCTCCAAATCAATTGGTTTCCCAACAAAGCCAACCAATTCTACCACTTTGATGTGTTGATGAGGGAATTTTCTCACCTTGCGTAGTGCTCGCTGTTCAAACATATCAAGATAGTCTAACTGCAACATAATTTAGAAGCAATTCAggttgaagaaaaaaagaaaactataacCTAACAAGTACATATACTTCTAATTGTGCAGAGAATCGGTATCAGATACAGATACGATACGTATACGTGACAGATAcgtggatttttttatttttatttttaattttcagatacGCATATTTGCTTCAGATAATACGTGGgtcaatttttttgtttcaaatttaagcccaacctacagcccattttattttaatgtatgtttaggagtgattttaaaatcatcaaaaatcactttttcattttttaaatcactcaaaaacacaattttaattactcaaaattaatttaattttcaattttacacttttaaatgcaatttttatatcatcaaaattagttttgaagaattaaacatgtctcacggtgattttgaaaatgacaaaaatgatttcaaccattttaaaattacttctaAACATAAAAGTCGAGcgatccaaaacaaaataaattaaaaatgataaagcataaatttttttttaaaaaacctaaaacataattaaattttcattcttctcttctctctcactatttaaatcatgattcacacctctttcatcctcaacttcattattcgattttcatcttctacttcttttctATCGTCTACTCTAGTCACTCAACAATCACTCGACGTtactgaattttttttttcaagttttcactctcttcttgaaCTTATtataatctaacttaaaatatgtattataacaattaattaaacattatatatatatatatatatatatataatacgtatcttcaacgtatccgNATCTaacttaaaatatgtattataacaattaattaaacattatatatatatatatatatatatataatacgtatcttcaacgtatccgtatcatagttttttagaaattaatgaaTCGCCATATCATATCGTATTATATCATGTATCCGTATCCATGTCTGTACTTCTTAGACTATAACACCAGCAATAGCAAGTGTTTCACATAAAAACTATCTTCCCCTTTCAAAGTTTGGccaaaagaaaagggaaaaaaaaaaaaaaaaaaatcaacgtTCAGACATCAACAATTTAGATAGGccaaaatgcaaaaaaaatcaTTCACCTTCAGTGTGAACTTCAGCAAGCTAGGAGATGCTTTTATAAGGGATGTGAAGCCAATAAGGGAAGAATGACCTTCAGCTATCACAATTAACTTCAGTTCCTTTAGATTTGCTAGAATAGGCCATTTGCGAAATCCTTGGTTTTCCTATTGACCAAACAAAAGAATGTGTACATAAAAAAATGTATTCTTCCTTGCACTTCAAGAATCAAGATGGAATGAACAAACATACAATACGAACCACGAAGTCAAACTCAAGGTCCAGAACAAGTTTCTGCAGTTGTGAAGGGTACCTCGAGAGCAGGAAAAAGTTGTCGATTATCTCTACACCAAACTCGCTTCCAAAATATGTCTCCAGGAGCTTGGGTGTGTTCTTGAGTGGCATGCTTAACCAGGGTCCAACATATTTAAAAGATTCAAGATTTGGTGCAGAAATTTCTAAACTCTCCAGGTAGTTGCACATGCATACTTCCAACTGCCTTAATTTAAGTGATGCACCAACAACTCTGAGACTCACAAGACAATGAGAATACTCGACACACAATACTTCGAGGAGAGGGCAGTTCGTCAGAAAGCATTCCAGAACTTCTCCACCCACATTAACAGCTATCAACTTCAGGGTTGTAAGAGCACTTGAATTAGAAAACATAGCTCTTGGTAAATGCTCCTTTGGTCCACCAGATAATTGTGGAAAAGAACAAGGACTATACTTTCCAGAATCGTAACTATCAGATAAGTTCAACTCAAACATTTTGAGGTTCCACTGGATTGCAAATTGGACCCATCTATCAACATCACATTGAAACTTTGAATCCAAACTAAACCGAATTCTTAATGTTTCTAAACTAGAACCCTTGTACGAGTCAATGACTCGATTCACCCATTTTACATACTGTCGTCCCTCACTCTCCAAGTTCTCGTCTGTAAGTTGTAGATCAATTAACTTCTTCCGAGCATCAAAATTCAGACAAGGGATATAGGACCACAAGCATCTCCACCTATGTGACAAAGTACTGGTCCTCGTTGCTTCTTTCAGTGGTAGAAGAGAAAGGATGAAAACTAGAATATCATGCGGCAGCTGGCTTATAGAGTCCACTGAACGATCAAACCTCTTCTATCATTATAAACAATGAAATAGAAAACCATGAATTTAGAAGCGGGATAATCAAGAAGTAAATGAAACATGTGAAAGAAGAAATGTAGAAATGTCATTTCgatatagaaaaaaattgaactaaACAATCTAACAGCCAAATGACAAATCATTCTCGCAAGTTATCAAGTCTCAAAACACATCTCTAATCCTGCGTGCAAACATTGGCactcaaataaaatacaaaatcacAGAGAATATGCTTAACCTTGTTTTCTGGTTCTTCAGATGGTAAACATAACTCTCTCGTAGAAATTGAGGAAACTTCCTTTGCCTTCTAGAcgaacaaaataaaaatcgttCAACTGAATATTGAGTCCCACTGGTGTTTGTTCCCCCACTCCAATCAAttagaaaacaataaaacaagGGAAAACCTAACCTTCGCTTCTGAGCTTCCAGCGGTAGCGCCATCGTTTCGCTTCATCCTATCTTAATCTGGTCGACCTCTCTGACTGCAAATAAGAGAGAACATGAAATCATTTGAAAGAAACTACTAATGTTACGATAATACAAAATCCAATACATCAAAATCATGGAGGAAAATGACGGGCTGTGAGAAGCAACATACGTCAGGTGCAGAGGAAGTGAGGTGACAAGTTTATATGCTGCAATTATGGAGCAAAAGCCAAATATCAAATGGAAGGAGGAGGAATCGTTCTCAAGAATCCATACCCGATTTTACTTACCAAATTCTTCTCCGTCAAAATCTTTCCCGCCAAAACATCAATGGCTAGCTTTACGAACCAGACAACGGAGACACCTCCGTTGTCTTCACATTTTGTTGAGGTTTTTGTCCGACCTTTTCACAAATCTATAAA comes from Benincasa hispida cultivar B227 chromosome 2, ASM972705v1, whole genome shotgun sequence and encodes:
- the LOC120070965 gene encoding FBD-associated F-box protein At5g60610-like isoform X3, translating into MKRNDGATAGSSEAKKAKEVSSISTRELCLPSEEPENKRFDRSVDSISQLPHDILVFILSLLPLKEATRTSTLSHRWRCLWSYIPCLNFDARKKLIDLQLTDENLESEGRQYVKWVNRVIDSYKGSSLETLRIRFSLDSKFQCDVDRWVQFAIQWNLKMFELNLSDSYDSGKYSPCSFPQLSGGPKEHLPRAMFSNSSALTTLKLIAVNVGGEVLECFLTNCPLLEVLCVEYSHCLVSLRVVGASLKLRQLEVCMCNYLESLEISAPNLESFKYVGPWLSMPLKNTPKLLETYFGSEFGVEIIDNFFLLSRYPSQLQKLVLDLEFDFVENQGFRKWPILANLKELKLIVIAEGHSSLIGFTSLIKASPSLLKFTLKLDYLDMFEQRALRKVRKFPHQHIKVVELVGFVGKPIDLELVQYFYKNAVALEEIVFDTRKPKYMGTIFEKKQNAETLAGRECANSLRSDLFSGVKVTII
- the LOC120070965 gene encoding FBD-associated F-box protein At5g60610-like isoform X4 is translated as MKRNDGATAGSSEAKAKEVSSISTRELCLPSEEPENKRFDRSVDSISQLPHDILVFILSLLPLKEATRTSTLSHRWRCLWSYIPCLNFDARKKLIDLQLTDENLESEGRQYVKWVNRVIDSYKGSSLETLRIRFSLDSKFQCDVDRWVQFAIQWNLKMFELNLSDSYDSGKYSPCSFPQLSGGPKEHLPRAMFSNSSALTTLKLIAVNVGGEVLECFLTNCPLLEVLCVEYSHCLVSLRVVGASLKLRQLEVCMCNYLESLEISAPNLESFKYVGPWLSMPLKNTPKLLETYFGSEFGVEIIDNFFLLSRYPSQLQKLVLDLEFDFVENQGFRKWPILANLKELKLIVIAEGHSSLIGFTSLIKASPSLLKFTLKLDYLDMFEQRALRKVRKFPHQHIKVVELVGFVGKPIDLELVQYFYKNAVALEEIVFDTRKPKYMGTIFEKKQNAETLAGRECANSLRSDLFSGVKVTII
- the LOC120070965 gene encoding FBD-associated F-box protein At5g60610-like isoform X1: MKRNDGATAGSSEAKKAKEVSSISTRELCLPSEEPENKKRFDRSVDSISQLPHDILVFILSLLPLKEATRTSTLSHRWRCLWSYIPCLNFDARKKLIDLQLTDENLESEGRQYVKWVNRVIDSYKGSSLETLRIRFSLDSKFQCDVDRWVQFAIQWNLKMFELNLSDSYDSGKYSPCSFPQLSGGPKEHLPRAMFSNSSALTTLKLIAVNVGGEVLECFLTNCPLLEVLCVEYSHCLVSLRVVGASLKLRQLEVCMCNYLESLEISAPNLESFKYVGPWLSMPLKNTPKLLETYFGSEFGVEIIDNFFLLSRYPSQLQKLVLDLEFDFVENQGFRKWPILANLKELKLIVIAEGHSSLIGFTSLIKASPSLLKFTLKLDYLDMFEQRALRKVRKFPHQHIKVVELVGFVGKPIDLELVQYFYKNAVALEEIVFDTRKPKYMGTIFEKKQNAETLAGRECANSLRSDLFSGVKVTII
- the LOC120070965 gene encoding FBD-associated F-box protein At5g60610-like isoform X2; protein product: MKRNDGATAGSSEAKAKEVSSISTRELCLPSEEPENKKRFDRSVDSISQLPHDILVFILSLLPLKEATRTSTLSHRWRCLWSYIPCLNFDARKKLIDLQLTDENLESEGRQYVKWVNRVIDSYKGSSLETLRIRFSLDSKFQCDVDRWVQFAIQWNLKMFELNLSDSYDSGKYSPCSFPQLSGGPKEHLPRAMFSNSSALTTLKLIAVNVGGEVLECFLTNCPLLEVLCVEYSHCLVSLRVVGASLKLRQLEVCMCNYLESLEISAPNLESFKYVGPWLSMPLKNTPKLLETYFGSEFGVEIIDNFFLLSRYPSQLQKLVLDLEFDFVENQGFRKWPILANLKELKLIVIAEGHSSLIGFTSLIKASPSLLKFTLKLDYLDMFEQRALRKVRKFPHQHIKVVELVGFVGKPIDLELVQYFYKNAVALEEIVFDTRKPKYMGTIFEKKQNAETLAGRECANSLRSDLFSGVKVTII
- the LOC120070965 gene encoding FBD-associated F-box protein At5g60610-like isoform X5, which codes for MKRNDGATAGSSEAKKRFDRSVDSISQLPHDILVFILSLLPLKEATRTSTLSHRWRCLWSYIPCLNFDARKKLIDLQLTDENLESEGRQYVKWVNRVIDSYKGSSLETLRIRFSLDSKFQCDVDRWVQFAIQWNLKMFELNLSDSYDSGKYSPCSFPQLSGGPKEHLPRAMFSNSSALTTLKLIAVNVGGEVLECFLTNCPLLEVLCVEYSHCLVSLRVVGASLKLRQLEVCMCNYLESLEISAPNLESFKYVGPWLSMPLKNTPKLLETYFGSEFGVEIIDNFFLLSRYPSQLQKLVLDLEFDFVENQGFRKWPILANLKELKLIVIAEGHSSLIGFTSLIKASPSLLKFTLKLDYLDMFEQRALRKVRKFPHQHIKVVELVGFVGKPIDLELVQYFYKNAVALEEIVFDTRKPKYMGTIFEKKQNAETLAGRECANSLRSDLFSGVKVTII